In Larimichthys crocea isolate SSNF chromosome VI, L_crocea_2.0, whole genome shotgun sequence, one genomic interval encodes:
- the gpr25 gene encoding probable G-protein coupled receptor 25, producing the protein MHCKASLCSFRMDAYTGYGFYEDNTTDSGYYYYNIYNNNTEDCSSSYLPGSNIFLPLLYCTIFITGFVGNLFVISVTGINGSRGGRLVDTFVVNLALADLIFVLSLPLWAISAIQNGNWNFGPAGDLLCKLSSYIIAVNRFSNIFFLTCMSVDRYLAVVKPMDSRYLRSSRCIRATCGAVWLISLVLGIPSLVYRRVEEIEDGLDGSFCVEENNSSFFLGLSLTMALLTFIFPLLIIVLCYGTIIIHLNKHCVVAGNPRTEARRRHSLKMVLSIIVVFVVSWLPFNIFKFTIIVSKLSNVELSCNVASWVREGLRISCALAFLNSCVNPAIYFFLDNHFRRRAVLLFKTCTRKSKLLHSYNSSASFTNAGTSESIGTTVRTQI; encoded by the coding sequence ATGCACTGCAAAGCGTCTCTGTGCTCTTTCAGAATGGATGCCTACACTGGCTATGGATTTTACGAAGACAACACCACTGACAGTGGATATTattactataatatatataataataacacagagGATTGCTCCAGCTCATATCTGCCTGGCTCCAACATTTTCCTGCCCTTACTGTATTGCACCATCTTCATCACCGGCTTTGTGGGCAACCTCTTTGTGATCTCAGTCACGGGCATCAATGGCAGTAGAGGTGGGCGTCTGGTGGACACATTTGTTGTCAACCTGGCACTGGCTGACCTCATCTTCGTCCTCTCATTGCCCCTGTGGGCCATCTCTGCCATCCAGAATGGCAACTGGAACTTTGGGCCAGCTGGGGACCTGCTGTGCAAGCTGAGCAGCTACATCATTGCTGTGAACCGCTTCTCCAACATCTTCTTTCTCACCTGCATGAGTGTTGATCGCTACTTGGCCGTGGTGAAACCGATGGATTCCAGGTACCTCAGGTCTAGTCGGTGCATTCGGGCCACTTGTGGTGCAGTCTGGTTGATCTCCCTGGTGCTTGGCATCCCATCCCTGGTGTACAGAAGAGTGGAAGAGATCGAAGATGGACTGGATGGATCTTTCTGTGTGGAAGAAAACaactcatctttttttcttggccTAAGCCTGACCATGGCATTACTCACctttatttttccattgttAATCATCGTCCTCTGCTACGGCACCATCATCATACATCTCAACAAGCACTGTGTTGTTGCTGGAAATCCTCGAACTGAAGCTCGCCGCAGGCATTCCCTCAAGATGGTCCTCTCCATCATAGTGGTCTTTGTGGTGTCCTGGCTCCCCttcaacattttcaaattcaCAATAATTGTCTCAAAGCTCTCAAATGTTGAACTCAGTTGCAATGTTGCGTCTTGGGTACGAGAGGGGCTCCGCATCTCATGCGCCCTGGCCTTCCTGAACAGCTGTGTGAATCCTGCCATTTACTTTTTCCTGGACAATCACTTCAGACGAAGAGCCGTGTTGCTGTTCAAGACCTGCACTAGAAAGTCAAAGTTACTGCACAGCTACAACTCTTCAGCCTCATTCACCAATGCTGGCACTTCAGAGAGCATAGGAACAACTGTGAGAACTCAGATT